In Vanessa tameamea isolate UH-Manoa-2023 chromosome 25, ilVanTame1 primary haplotype, whole genome shotgun sequence, a single window of DNA contains:
- the LOC113395921 gene encoding uncharacterized protein LOC113395921, with translation MLALFLLAQHVLAKDTSNDSYIVKKIESCPDEGYFFKRDINFNIIEPNCYLCFCQDNGTAVCWLRPNNRCDTKYYYHAGRKKREIRSRRSPGLSDIFFRDASRDFFNKRMPEQCKPHESSFSEGCPPADWCIGCTVCDCDANGRWDCHVLSFCPDGTGKKQMKKRRGSVRSKIMKRQLATNKERDKMRTTTKTTKKPTRKSARKNNRGNKPQIKQNKVERINGKQRKQQKKPNRRTQPKKPKPPCPMQNSTKGKSKKSILKSSKSKDLKINKNDMTAKFAESILKKVMASVEKFINESQKNSSKSNRSKNMKKRPMSKHKKGNNKNSVNTDSNKIKSKILNDKIWSNVSSKKANEKIRANWRRKRDVETQEISNKLVLPLTVTNSTTPAAFHTYNVDLKDENKTTVNEYLATATNDVLSTLDQTTGYFSEGITNHINEEMITQTNEIILNRSQKSLKTFLNTHKERNSSDINLHFNKTSYNLSESCGKICELKKTIREVIVSFNKINTTRNKTNKVKANHYNILTNLKKVFRKIFLKKTNLKNVTIDRRMPFRKRKIIKVLCKNIDSCKINHDNTELQFKLDKLRVESLKILKSVRVIKGLLKLLDIHENNAITDLNYKQFNDNYVNKLNVILKDEYATKYGITNLTETQQKQINYAKENTLIFVESIEKFSKILIDVINILKNGDKRNQTHFYHNYAREQEYIKTNNSKTINDKLIKLINLLVKYNLVQNKFMKKMYDILVTLEDKANTTFNDKLKEVSVENIKSDYPNTLENYIKNIFKNLRKLKALPERLNSKIRKKRAAIYNDDAVEYLLMLMEYLFKQNKPSNLSPVHDGIDLLIETIKNAPDIKPIQKEVFYNGVLQTKHSDDSINFHGKNVIAEEYKDTISIFNNKFKPYESTDNEHEYFNDYKDFNKEIQTSTQPNSTPEEVKIQDLVTKKTVSVHVDENTKLDKFNEQMLNKDRQEEIKRYEVFVDDTAEDDMPLDTTTIVIDTSTVTVPNTESLHTPPTENKTMNNYEASNSDDKIKLEWIEETYDNGPERENNTKVKESTTEANEKVTKKIKKIYDKYADPVSSMSHEDGERKLYTDSESYHKQTSLLNSLDYIPDRELDSDSREEKDNVDSSPLYFV, from the exons ATGCTCGCTTTGTTCCTCTTGGCTCAACATGTTCTTGCTAAGG ATACATCAAACGATTCTTATATTGTCAAGAAAATCGAATCTTGTCCGGACGAGGGTTATTTCTTTAAACGGGACATAAACTTCAACATCATAGAACCGAACTGCTATCTTTGCTTCTGTCAGGATAACGGAACAGCTGTCTGCTGGCTCAGGCCGAATAATAGATGTGATACAAAGTATTATTACCATGCTGGGAGGAAAAAGAG AGAAATCAGATCACGGCGCTCTCCTGGACTCAGCGACATATTCTTCCGTGACGCATCTCGGGATT TTTTCAACAAACGAATGCCGGAACAATGTAAGCCACACGAATCGAGTTTCAGCGAGGGATGCCCGCCAG CCGATTGGTGCATTGGTTGTACTGTGTGTGATTGTGATGCAAACGGACGATGGGATTGTCATGTTCTAAGTTTTTGTCCTGATG GTACAGGTAAAAAGCAAATGAAAAAACGACGTGGTTCAGTTCGCAGTAAAATTATGAAAAGGCAACTAGCAACCAATAAAGAAAGAGATAAAATGAGAACAACTACAAAAACGACGAAAAAGCCAACAAGAAAAAGTGCTAGGAAAAATAATAGAGGGAACAAACCACAAATAAAGCAAAACAAGGTAGAACGAATTAATGGAAAACAAAGAAAGCAACAAAAGAAGCCAAACAGACGTACGCAACCAAAGAAGCCGAAACCACCGTGCCCCATGCAAAATTCAACTAAAGGAAAATCAAAGAAGTCAATACTTAAATCTAGCAAAAGCAAGGAtctcaaaatcaataaaaatgatatgaCTGCTAAATTTGCTGAAAGTATTCTTAAGAAGGTTATGGCTTCAGTTGAAAAATTCATCAACGAAAGTCAAAAGAATTCGAGTAAGTCAAACCGATCGAAAAATATGAAGAAACGACCCATGTCTAAacataaaaaaggaaataataaaaacagtgtgAATACAGATAGcaacaaaattaaatcgaaaattttaaatgataaaatatggtCAAATGTTTCTTCAAAGAAAGCAAATGAAAAGATAAGAGCTAATTGGAGGAGAAAACGAGATGTAGAAACACaggaaattagtaataaattagtattacCGCTAACAGTAACAAATTCAACAACCCCGGCAGCATTTCATACTTATAACGTAGACTTGAAAGATGAAAACAAAACGACAGTGAATGAATATTTAGCAACTGCAACAAATGATGTGTTATCAACCTTAGATCAAACGACGGGGTATTTCAGCGAAGGAATAACTAACCATATTAACGAAGAAATGATTACgcaaacaaatgaaataattttaaatagatcacagaaatctttaaaaacatttttaaatactcaCAAAGAGAGGAATAGCAGTGACATTaatcttcattttaataaaacaagttaCAATTTATCTGAATCGTGTGGAAAAATATGTGAACTAAAGAAAACTATTAGAGAAGTTATCGttagtttcaataaaataaatacgacaaGAAACAAAACTAACAAAGTAAAAGccaatcattataatattttaacaaatttgaaaaaagtatttagaAAGATATTCTTgaagaaaacaaatttaaaaaatgtaactatcGATAGAAGAATGCCTTTTCGAAAgcgcaaaataattaaagtattatgtaaaaatattgattcttgtaaaataaatcaTGATAACACAGAATTACAATTCAAACTTGATAAGTTAAGAGTCGaaagtttgaaaattttaaaatctgtaAGAGTCATAAAAGGGCTTTTGAAATTACTAGACATTCATGAAAATAATGCAATTACTGATTTGAATTACAagcaatttaatgataattatgttaataaattaaacgtaatattaAAAGACGAATATGCTACAAAATACGGAATAACAAATCTAACAGAAACACAACAAAAGCAAATTAATTATGCCAaggaaaatactttaatttttgttgAGTCAATAGAAAAGTTTTCTAAAATTTTGattgatgttattaatattcttaaaaatggaGATAAACGAAATCAAacacatttttatcataattatgcaAGAGagcaagaatatattaaaacaaataacagtAAGACGATTAATGACAAAttgataaaactaattaatttattagtcaaATATAATTTGGTTCAGAATAAATTTATGAAGAAAATGTACGACATACTAGTAACATTAGAAGATAAGGCAAATACAACATTTAACGACAAATTAAAAGAGGTGAGTGTTGAGAATATAAAGAGTGATTACCCTAATACACtagaaaattatatcaaaaacatatttaaaaaccttAGGAAATTAAAAGCTCTGCCAGAAAGATTGAATTCTAAAATCAGAAAGAAACGGGCAGCTATATACAACGATGATGCTGTAGAATATCTTTTAATGCttatggaatatttatttaagcaaaacAAGCCATCGAATCTTTCTCCAG tTCATGATGGTATTGATCTTTTAATCGAAACCATTAAGAATGCACCAGATATTAAACCAATTCAGAAGGAAGTGTTTTACAATGGTGTCTTACAAACAAAGCATAGTGATGATTCTATAAATTTCCATGGAAAAAATGTAATTGCGGAAGAATATAAAGATACAATAAGTATATTCAACAACAAATTTAAACCTTATGAATCAACTGATAACGAAcacgaatattttaatgattataaagattttaataaagagATACAAACGAGCACGCAACCTAACTCTACACCAGAAGAAGTTAAAATACAGGATTTAGTCACCAAAAAAACGGTTAGTGTCCACGTCGATGAAAATACCAAATTGGATAAATTTAATGAACAGATGTTGAATAAAGACAGACAAGAAGAAATTAAGAGATATGAAGTATTTGTCGATGATACTGCTGAAGATGACATGCCTCTCGATACTACAACTATTGTAATAGACACGTCTACAGTTACAGTTCCTAATACAGAATCATTACATACACCTCCTACAGAGAATAAAACAATGAACAATTATGAAGCGAGCAATTCAGACGATAAGATTAAGCTAGAATGGATTGAAGAAACCTACGATAATGGACCAGAacgtgaaaataatacaaaagtaaaagAATCTACAACAGAAGCAAatgaaaaagtaacaaaaaagatcaagaaaatttatgataaatatgcaGATCCTGTTAGCAGTATGTCACATGAAGATGGGGAACGAAAATTATATACAGATAGTGAGTCGTATCACAAGCAGACAAGTCTTCTAAATTCATTAGATTATATACCTGATAGAGAATTAGATTCAGATTCGAGGGAAGAAAAGGATAACGTCGATTCATCTCCGCTGTATTTTGTTTag
- the LOC135194146 gene encoding uncharacterized protein LOC135194146, whose translation MYFIVLAMIVWLFLSIPVISAMLDEDEFTILRDGNEEDCKICYGFDCTAFSEPRCEYYGEVYNNYAYIDDYEPEDNDLNEEVGNMILQYVEKASQGPYEDCLPLVSQYTNCNKENICVECKICSCDTYGRWNCSSVQHCVTNDRLVADHGTLAVVLEKVRRSVINQFNDTNSESDLLDFNDLLNGAMRDDNHDTNTKQQEAIFYKNNDSVSFDLLKEIGVYDGTEANQLNIPAEKTEDKTTISMNTELTKTNTGENDIAIFSSNDVKENILNIKKREVPFDANDTNVVLPINYNNTIDKMEELQKNLVLSLNKIVNEKQKELEKLTNIKEKLILYLKSIGNISIPNDVSNDSKYDENSIINLYQFEAKQPQEDLRKYDANILEKYLKKLKSDIHEVIRDVAGIQRMSNTSIPRDLIVLIRAMKYYVNKENKKLNKIKPHIYGSYRKHLDSHDTKENNNQLVDIIINILEVLDKDAPASDVLVTVSSDLRKILKRIIRTFYPDVFDVNSKAFNPNNILIYLTSIGTKWQNSIREIEKSSIHERLYSLKSLNIAISKDILKMNNALKLMEFANNRRMAPNSEVLEEKVFKLANDLHQMKSRLKQTIKLKPYQRFKNKNKNAVKKESFFQKIKKMLKSSKKQFRKLFHKNVTKSEIVRQMARKKMDEINKKKMLEYEEIMQRWQNNLNIMSVRNKRSPGGFQNFMYKIKHLFSPRHSRSYKSTILKNNKIGSKITTKKIKYHGFITSMTEDSELKSGQTPLNFHVHDF comes from the exons ATGTATTTCATTGTTCTTGCGATGATCGTGTGGTTATTTTTAAGCATTCCCGTCATCTCCG cgATGCTGGATGAAGACGAGTTTACAATTCTAAGGGATGGTAATGAAGAGGACTGTAAAATTTGCTACGGATTTGACTGCACCGCTTTCAGTGAACCGAGATGCGAGTATTATGGTGAAGTTTATAACAATTATGCGTATATAGATGATTATGAACCAGAAGACAATGATTTGAACGAAGAAGTTGGGAACATGATTCTGCAATATGTTGAGAAAG CATCGCAGGGTCCGTACGAAGATTGTCTTCCACTCGTATCCCAGTATACCAACTGcaataaag AGAACATTTGTGTAGAGTGCAAAATATGTAGCTGTGATACATATGGAAGATGGAATTGTAGCTCAGTTCAGCATTGTGTGACGAATGATCGCCTGGTTGCTGACCACGGAACGTTGGCTGTGGTGTTGGAGAAAGTCCGGAGAT CAGTAATAAATCAATTCAATGATACTAATTCCGAATCGGATTTGTtagattttaatgatttattaaatggCGCGATGAGAGACGACAATCATGATACAAATACTAAACAGCAagaagcaatattttataaaaataacgattCCGTCTCCTTTGATCTACTTAAAGAAATTGGTGTTTATGATGGCACTGAGGCAAACCAATTGAACATACCCGCTGAAAAAACCGAAGATAAAACAACCATTTCTATGAATACCG AACTCACTAAAACGAATACCGGAGAGAATGATATTGCTATATTTTCTTCAAATGAtgtgaaagaaaatattctgAATATAAAGAAACGTGAAGTACCTTTCGATGCAAATGATACAAATGTTGTAttaccaataaattataataatactatcgACAAAATGGAAGAGTTACAGAAAAATTTAGtactttcattaaataaaattgtaaatgaaaaacaaaaggAGCTTGAAAAATTGACTAATATCAAAGAAAAGCTCATTTTGTATCTCAAATCGATTGGAAATATAAGTATTCCGAATGACGTATCAAATGATTCGAAATACGATGAAAATTCCATCataaatttgtatcaatttgAAGCGAAACAGCCACAAGAGGATTTAAGAAAATATGATGCAAATATTTTagagaaatatttgaaaaaattaaaaagcgaTATACATGAAGTAATACGAGACGTTGCAGGAATACAAAGAATGTCAAATACTTCCATTCCGCGCGATCTAATCGTTCTAATACGAGCTATGAAATACTacgttaataaagaaaataaaaagctaaataaaataaaaccgcaTATATATGGTAGTTATCGAAAACATTTGGACTCACATGatacaaaagaaaacaataatcagcttgtagatattataattaatattctagaAGTTCTAGATAAAGATGCACCCGCTAGTGATGTATTAGTCACTGTCTCTTCAGActtaaggaaaatattaaaaagaataattcgAACATTTTATCCAGATGTTTTTGACGTTAATTCAAAAGCGTTTAATCCTAATAACATTCTGATTTACCTAACGAGTATAGGAACTAAATGGCAAAATTCCATACGAGAAATTGAGAAAAGTTCGATACATGAACGTCTTTACAgtcttaaatctttaaatatcgCGATATCAAAAGATATTCTAAAGATGAATAATGCTCTAAAATTAATGGAATTTGCAAATAATCGAAGAATGGCACCGAACAGTGAAGTTTTagaagaaaaagtttttaaactagCTAACGATTTGCATCAAATGAAAAGTCGATTAAagcaaacaataaaattaaaaccttatcaacgttttaaaaataaaaacaaaaacgctGTAAAAAAGGAATCATtctttcaaaaaattaaaaaaatgttgaaaagtTCCAAGAAGCAATTTCGAAAACTATTTCACAAAAATGTTACCAAGTCTGAAATAGTACGACAAATGGCAAGAAAAAAAATGgacgaaataaataagaaaaaaatgttggaaTACGAGGAAATTATGCAAAGGTGGCAGAACAATTTGAACATAATGTCCGTAAGAAATAAAAGGTCACCTGGAggatttcaaaattttatgtacaaaataaaacacctTTTTTCTCCACGCCATTCAAGATCTTACAAATCGACCATacttaaaaacaacaaaatcgGATCCAAAATAACTaccaagaaaataaaatatcacg GCTTTATAACAAGTATGACTGAAGATTCCGAGTTGAAATCCGGACAaacgccactgaattttcacgtgcatGATTTTTGA